AGATATAATACACATGTTGACAATTTTTTCTGTCAGTGTACAAAGGTTGGGAATCAATAGACTATATCCTGTTTATAAAAGAGTAATTACATTTTGATCTCCAACCTGAGATAACCTGTTACTACTTACTTGTGATCAGTAAGTGGAAAGCATTAGATAAGCCTTCTATAATATATCTAAGGCATACTGTGAAAAGGTCAGGACAACAGTCACTAAAGAAAGCCTGCTGACAGATTAAGGAACAATTTAAAATAGCACACAAAGAACTAATCTTTCTGGGTAATCTGGgttgaaacaaacaaaatgtccaAAACATCCATTGATTACAACAGATTCAGAACTCTAAGAGAAATTATTCATAAAGGACCAGGACATTGCCAAACAATGTTCATTCAGTTTTATGAATCACCAAAAACAACTAGCTGTTGAATGaaacacactttattttacagtatgtgtacttaccttgtacatttattgtaaatgtgtggtacttacttggTATTTAAATGGTATCATTACTGCACACTTTTTCAGTCAATTTTTTTAGCTTCATACACTTGCAACACTTCATTACATGGACGTAGTGTCATATGACGATGTCTTAGTACTGATGCAACAAAGAAGACAACATCATCAAGAAATAAAGAAGTGTTGTGAAGTTCTCCACAACAATGCATCTTATTTTATGGTCTTATTAGTTAATATATCTCACAGTGGCATATGCATACTACTACATATGTAGGTCAtgtgtaataactgtgtaatatgcaaaactatattttacagtcctgtttccatgcagttactgTGGACGTACtggtgaatgtacccagtagttataATGGTTGAATTTAAAAGGTACAATATAGGACTAAGAGTACAAAGAcggcacatcagtaatgtttgttattagttatcatataggTACACTATAAGTGCCTTTTATTAACTTACACTTGCCTGGATGtatcatactgtatgtgtatatacaatttgtaagtacagtaatgtttcttattagttacagtatacatatgAGCCAGCCATTAACTTACACTGGCCTGTATGTATTACACACTTACAATGAATGTACATACAGTTTGTAAGCACAGtagtgtttgttattagttatcatGTATGTACAAGTACCTGTCATTAACTTACACTTGCCTGTAAGTACTAgatacttatattgtacattcatttgtaagAACAGTAGTGTTTGTTGTTAGTTAAGTATacattatacagtatataagtATGTATCTTATCCAttacttatctagagttacatcataactaccaagtatgtaccactggtagTACAGTAATGATATCATTTAATTACCATGTAAATACTCAAAAGTAAGTACTACAAATTTGTCTGTAAGCACAACATACTTacgtacaaggtaagtacacatactgtaaaataaagtgctaccataACAACATTTTGACTTTGCTTTTTATGTACACTTTCTgaagaaaaaatattaagatttgtacttcagctgtcactgggacaatACCCATTCCTGTATCCATACCATAATAGTACCCATTTCCTAATAAGTACAGACatgcatttggtaccaatatgtacctttaagcaGTGTATTTTGTCCagtatttacccattatgggtcaaaaataacccagacatttttagagtgtatgtacctctaaggtacagCACATAAAGAGTcccatattttgacattttttcgGACAATGTAGACTTTTATATTGCTATACATGACTTTTCAATATACAAGATGACTACCACAGGGAACCGAATTAAATTGTGTAGACTAAATTTGGCTTTAAAGTCAGCTAAATGTTCCTAATGGTTCCTTTATCAATACATTTGTGAAAACTACTCAAAGACACAGAATAGCGTTATTGATGtataatgtatgtgtgtgtgtccatcCATCCACAAGATGTTTAAAGACAAAGCATGTGAGGTTCCCCAGTGAATGAAAAACAGAGAGATGTTGTGGTTGCTATAGCGACAGACTTAAGAGATGAAGCTGGCCCAGAGAAACCCTTCTCACAAACTGCAGCACATTCCAGCCAATGAACTCTACGATCATTCATGTCAAGTGTTTTCATTCACAAATCTCCCGAGACTCTCATTCCTACTTTTAAATGAATGGAATTGGCTGCTTATAAAAAATAGTGACATATTAAATTGTGAATCGACCATTACAGGTGGACTGTAAACATGACTGATTATTAAATTAGCATTACATCTAAATGAATAATCTTAAAACACGGTATGATTTGTAAATCTTTCATTAGGAATTGCTTCACAACAACACGTATGAGATGCAAGGCATTATGGAGAATGTTCCAAAGATTAGCCAAAGAGAGAGTGAACAGCTTAAGTTTATGTTATACAATTACATCATCCTCTTTTTTTCAAAACAGCATTTGGTCAATGCTATTAATAAACCCAATACACGCATTATGGATCATTAGAACCAGTCATACTggcatttatttcatttaagaAGAGCATCAAGAAACCATGGCAAATAAAATAAACTCCAAGCATGATCATCTGATATTTTCAACCTTACATAATACATGGATTGGCACATAAGAATTCTCAGTGATGAGACAACGTTTTCAAGTtttacattaaagggatagttctcccaaaaatgaaaattctgtcgttATTTACttactttcatgttgttacaaacctgtatacatttctttgttctgatgaacatgaaggaagatattttgagaaatgttcgtAATCAAATCATTCGTGAGCCCTATTTACTTCCATACTATTctcttttcctactatgaatGTGAACGAGGAgatgtttacaaacattgcttaaaatataagaatataagaaaataaaagaattcatttttgggtgaactatccctttaagatcgACATCTGtcaataaaacaacacaaacagatCAGCACCATGGATAGTTCCACTCATATCTGTTAAGTGTATTTTTGTCCATTGTAAGATAGTGTTGCTACCACCTATTTTAAgtttatacatattttaaagaaGAAATACAGGGGTATATTTGTAACCAACAATGTGGTCAAGCTAAAAATGAAACACAATGTACATGTCATGATAATACAAACAAAACCAAAATATATATCTTTTGATCTAAAATAATTTCTCTGATCTCAAGGAAGGCAAACAATGAAAGATTAAGCTGACAagtgtaaaataaaattgtgtttATACATTCCATCTTTATGACTTTTGCGACTGTATAAATCTTTACGACATACATTTATCTTCAGCTACACAGGTACAAGCCATGGTGATATTAAACACTGTATAAACAACCACTAAAACTGTGACATAAATATTGTAAAACTAAATCCCAATCCACTGCGCACTGCTTTTAACCCAAGTTGGTTTAAATTGATCCAGAAAATGTCCACATTAGACCCAAACATGGAATAAAACAATCCATAAGTTAAATTGAAACCAACAGTTGCTGTGAATTGTCCATATTTACCCAACGATATGTTTTTAAAACAGCTCAGCATTTTTTGTGCAAGTTCCAGTCAACATGAATCGATCGCAATCGAATTCAATAAATCAGTGTCATTGATTACGGCATGCTCTCTACCGGTCCACTTCACATGCTTCTGTCTTGTAATCCCCTTCATTTTTCAAATCTTGAAAAACCTCTGTGAAAAATTGCGAATCGATATTAATCTGCAGCATTTTGCCACTTAGTTTATTGATGACATTCAAAGATCGCTCCCAGAACAAGTCCATATTGGTCTCTACCATGAAGGGCTTGATGGGATAAGATATCTCGTTCCCTATGTAGGAATATGCAAGATACAGGCAGGTCTGAAAGGTCCCTTGGAGCTCACGTTGATTGTCAATATCATCCGTCAGCGTTTCTCTACACAGCAGATAAACGAACACGAGAGTGGCTGGTGTGATGAACCCGTGATCTTGCCAGCCCTGCAACAGCAGAGTCCTGTCTACGTTTCGAAACCAGCCAATGACCTCGTTTGGACGGAGTTCCTTCAGTCTGAAGCATCGTTTGCACGTGAACTCACCAAGGCACCGGAGCAGCTCGCCGGTGGAGGCCTGGACGATCACGCGCCTCGGAGAGATGAGCGTCGGACTGCTGGGCTGTTTTTGAACCGACACCAGTTGCTTCGGCTTTGTGGATAACGGTTCCTGATCGAGATTATCTTTGAGTCCATTAAGTCCATTTTCAGTTTTCAGATCGGTGTTGGTCGATCTCTTTAAGTTTTCGTTGTTCAGACGCTCGAGCGCTTGAATGTCACCGGTAACAGGTGGATTCGGATTAACTTTCTTGACACCTATCGTTTTAGCGGATGCAGTCACAAATCGTTTAAATGCGAGAGAGGACACGATCATCGACGGCTTCCTTAAACTCTTCTCTATTTTCCCGTTGGCTTCGCACGCCGATGCACCTCCATCATCCAGAATCGTCACCTTATTTGATACAGGGGATATAGAGAGCACCGTCCCCATTTCTCACACtgaaatgttattcattcagtCCAGAAATGTCCCTGTTGAGTTCGATCGTATCGGGTCACAAGTGCAGATCCATCCATCAGATCCACAGGATTTGCTTTGATAAACACCCATGTACGCAGTTGGACCGACATTCCATTGAAAAGGTTCAGAGTAAATTCCAGAACAGCCCTTCAGTTCTTTGCTTTGCCTGGGTTTGTGGTGAGCCAAAGCAACATGACATTAGCCTCTGTTAAAGCGGATTATCCCATGTTGCTTTAGTTATCCAACCTCAGAGCTACACAATAAGACTGACAGACTGAAGCACCAATGGAAGTAAATGTCTGTATGGCCACATTATCTTCCAGAAGGTTAAATTTTTAACTGCACAAGCCAAGTGCAGCTTTGCTATTTTTAACTCTGTTTTCTCCTCAACCCATTTGGTACCATGCCCAAATTAGAAAATCCTGCaagaaatgaaaaataaaaatcagataataataaataaatagtgtTTTGGTAATATTTATAAACTGAGTCAAGCATCTAAATACCCGTTgcctaaaataataaaatatattcacaTATAGGtctaatatatatttacagtatatatataaaaagcatctgctaaatgaataaatatagtGTAAGATGTAATTTACACTACATTTAAATGAATTCATTTAGCAGTTGCTTTTTACAAATGAGATATACTGTATAATATCTCAATACATAACTGCATATTGCCTTTGTTATTTCTTTCCTATAAAATCAAATGAATTGCTCTGtattttgaaagaaacaaatatTAAGTGAGTGATCTTTATAGTCTTCATGTTATTAGAAAACCCAAATTTATCCCAGGATAAAATTGTTCCATTTTATTATTAGATCTGGATTAAAGCAGCTAACAAATAGTCAGTCATGTAATTTAAACATTGTTGATTTTCTTGACTGACAAAATCAGACATGTCCAATGTATTCTGCTAATAAAACtttattgaaaatatttaaatgagcAAGTCAAGTGAAATGGTATCAGTCTTTCTTTACTTCTGATATccaaattataaaataaaacaaaaagatgaaaacatttaaacacCAGCCTATTCAgagtttgtaaattattttgagTGACAAAATCAGGGCAGTAGTCATGGGCAATAATAAGCATATAATCAgtactacactcacctaaaggattattaggaacacctgtttaatttctcattaatgtcattatctaatcaaccaatcacatggcagttgcttcaatgcatttaggggtgtggtcctggtcaagacaatctcctgaactccaaacttaatgtcagaatggaaaagaaaggtgatttaagcaattttgtccgtggcatggttgttggtaataagacgggccggtctgagtatttcacaatctgctcagttactgggatttgcACCCACaatcatttctagggtttacaaagaatggtgtgaaaagtgaaaaacatccagtatgcggcagtcctgtgggcaaaaatgctgtgttgatgctagaggtcagaggagaatgggctgactgattcaagctgatagaagagtaactttgactgaaataaccactcgttacaaccgaggtatgaagcaaagcatttgtgaagccacaacacgcacaaccttgaggcgaatgggctacaacagcagaagaccccaccgggtaccactcatctccactacaaataggaaaaagaggctacaatttgcacaagctcaacAAAATTgcacagttgaagactggaaaaatgttgcctggtctgatgagtcttgatttctgttgagacattcagatggtagagtcagaatttggcgtaaacagaatgagaacatggattcatcatgccttgttaccactgtgcaggctggtggtggtaacaaatggtgtgggggatgtttgcttggcacactttaggccccttagtgccaattgggcatcgtttaaatgccacggcctacctgagcattatttctgaccatgtccatccctttatgaccaccatgtacccatcctctgatggctacttccagcaggataatgcacaatgtcacaaagctcaaatcatttcaaattggtttcttgaacatattAATGAGTTCACTgaactaaaatggcccccacagtcaccagatctcaacccaatagagcaactttgggatgtggtggaacgggagcttcgtgccctggatgtgcatcccacaaatctccatcaactgcaagatgctatcctatcaatatgggccaacatttttaaagaatgctttcagcaccttgttgaatcaatgccatgtagaattaaaaCAGTTCTGAAGGCTAAAGGgtacacagtattagtatggtgttcctaataatcctttaggtgagcgtatataaaatgtatgataaacaaaatattacacaacatattttataaaatcattCTGGCGTCAGCTaaaacagtaataaaatatattttaatttttaaaacaggGCACAAAGAATCTGTGACCGTCAGAGGAAAAACACACATGCAGCAACATAATGATAAACTGACACTGCCTGCAATACAGCAGTCAGAGCAGAACTTCTCATAAACATGCAGGTAGAGGATTATAAATATTCACTTGTTAAACAACGCAGTGTCTGAAGAGGGGGtaatttttgtttcttttctgcAATGTAAGGATGATGTCTGGATTGATCTGCTTTGATTGTTTTGCTTTTTAGTACTAAGTTTCCCTCAGTCAGATAAGGCCATTGCAGAGTTTGTAAAAATTAAAGCAGTTAATGAGAGACGTAAATCAGAGACGTTGCATGGTAACGGTTGTGAGGCAACTATTGTGGAGGAAGCATTCACTGACAGTCAAGGCCAAATACCTTACTACTTTAGATTTACAGCTGAACTCTTTCACACATTTCTCCCTCTTTTTATGAAGCCAAATGACTAGATATAGCAGTTCAGTTAAGGCTGTATAGTACTGCTGTCCAAATTTATACGTTTTATTGATAGCTCTTCTTTATTTCACATAAGATCATGTCTACAGTAGGGTACATCAATCTCTAGTAACTGTCTGCGGTCTTTCTCCACCTTGTGGTCAGTTAGAGAAAATGCAATCTGCAAAATAAAGCAACGTTGGatatataaagtatataaatTAAAGTTTATAATAGAATACTCTTAGAAAAATGCTACAAAAGTTGTACCCTTTTCTCACTGAGAccgtaccttttaaaaaggtcctaattttTTGGTATGAGtgaccagtatgtacctctaaggtacagGTGAGggaccaatatgcaccttttaagtacaaaagtgtacttttcaAAAAGGTATTGACAATTTTGTACCTTCATGTACCtttaattttaagagtgtacactgtcaaaaataaaggtacgaagctctcactggggcagtaccctttaaaaaaggtcctaatatgtaccatttaggtacaaatatgtacctttaaaggtacattttggcagttcaaagtactaatatgcactctttgggtacaaaggtgtacctttttgaaagggtactgtcccagtgacaacttttgtacctttatttctgagagtgtataaaaaactatttaaaagaaAACTCATGTAAACTAAATTACAAAAGTGTAACAATTTTTGACGGCATTGAtagattttatttattcatctatTATAGGTTCTTGTTGGCTTATTCTTCATTATTGAATGCATGTCTTGCATTTcaattttttgccaaataaatatattggttaaaggtgcagtgtgtaatttttagaagaatctctttacagaaatgcaaaatattatacaaaactatatgatcaggggtgtataaagaccttctttataaaccgttatgtttttattaccttataatgagctgtttttatctacatacaccgagggtccccttacatggaagtcgccattttgtgccaccatgtttctacaaaagcccttaacGGCCGGGTTGCAGAAGTGGGCCGTAGCgtggttcacttgggctcaggcgtggaaggctgtggtgtgagcacAATCGCGCCTAAGCGATTTAAAAGgtaaagacgtcagttgcgcgaccactcaccttcatctgcctccataaaaactttttgatgtacacgtgacagatcaactaagcaatactATGACATGTGacagggctgtctgtaatcgcgcaccaaacgactccgaataaaaaacacagacttatcattatggtgggttccagtgttaagagagagctttacttcctgcttttttcaaaacaatcacatCTTAATGACAAAAGCGTGGCCGGACTCGGAtagataaaaagtacagtgtgagtgtgtgcacctgggggagtagggagggttgccaatcgcgctggggcatggtttggtttggtttggataatgtgagtgcaccCTAAGCAGTTCgttgcaatgcgcaacctcaccactagatgccagaaaaatgtacacactgcacctttaatatgttggttatattttcaaatatatatatatatatattattaatattaataaaaaaaagaagaagTTTGGGGTAGAGGTTAAAGCTATTCCATGCATTCTGCCTTTTTAACAATGTTTAAGACTTTGGAtttctcatgctaaacatagggaaagtgtcaaaaaagcagtagGACGTGTGTTTGGACTGAGTATTTATGTGTTGAATggacttcgccagggttcgcaCATTTCGAAAAAGTTTTTTTCGGACATTAAAGATTCACACCTAACAATCTTGCTCTATTTCTTTTATGGCAcatttcagtgcaggaagtacatggaagtccttatatgggcatttTATCAGGAATAGCACAGGCACACCCAAACCAAGAGCTGTCACGAAATCAACGTCACCAAATAAGCGTGTTGTCTATGTTTTGTTGGCAATTTGTGCATAATTCAACGaaacgaacatgtagtgaatcataagttatccagagatagtgggataatgttttgtaatGGACTCCTGACTTGCTCCGCCAGCAGTACTCCTTGAGGGTGGTCGGGTTTATTCGGAAAGAATCTGTAAAGCTgatctgttttttataaatctgacaaaACGAAAGACGTTTTGgatatatgaaggatgtaatactactgtATAGCTACTCAACCTTAACATGAAATacgcagaaacagtgtgtgttatgtgagttTTAACAACCATATAACTTTCCATTTGAAACGCATATCTGAAATGATTTCATTTGATCACAGTATTATACTAGGACAGAAGAGGGCACCATTTACTCAGTGTCAAGAGAGCAAGTGTTTTGAAGGAGTGAAAAATTGTGATGATAGGGAGTGCTGATGATAGCTCTTGTCAGCAACACCCTTCAGCACCTCAGGCTAATATTTAATAATCCAAGGCAATAGCTAGCGAAATTAAACACCCATGGGTTTCTATCTGTCTAATATTCTGGTTCATGACAGAATCCTGCTTTCAGCTGAGACACCGCTGCCAACAGCAAATCTGTGAACAAACGCTGACTATACCTCCCCAGCTGTTAGCAGAGGAAAAACTAAGGACAACCATTTATTCAATTTGTCCACATTTAGGTGAAAATACTTAAACAGCACCATGAAATTAAAAGGTGTTAAATACAAAACAGTGTAACACAATATACAGTAAACACAATCCTACCACAATTCATTATGAAACGTGTTAAAGGATATGCTCGACAAATACATGCCATTGTTAATAAATAGAGGCATTTAAAGAACTCAGCTGTGACATTGTTCACAATAAGCTATGGCCAATTCATTTCTTTCTTCCCTGTAAAGCACATAGCACTGTGAAGAAGAATCTTCCACCTCTTTGTTGTGGGTCACATCAAAAGCAAACAGAGAGATCATGTTACTGCTCTTATCACAGGGTTGTCCATCAGGACTCCAGAAAGAGCTTAGCAGCACAGCCAGGGGCAGGTGGGCGGCATAACACATCACAGATACTGCAGCTGGACAACACTGAGATgataagacacacacacatacgcacgcacgcatgcacacacacacacacacacacacacacgcacgcacacacaggcCTAAATACAGATAGAAAGACACACACGCACGAATGCATGCAGGCATGCATGTATGCACGCACAACAAGGGTTTAATGTCAAATTCTGACATAACGAGAATATAGGGAAACATGGATTGTTTATCTGTGGAAAACAatggaaaacaaacaaacaaaatgttgtCTTGTGATATTACAGACTGATAAAAGCATAGCGCTGGTTAATATTAAAAGAGACTCAATATGCCAAACACTACACTGACTGAGCTTTCTGGAACAGAGACACACCTGCCTTTGATCAAAGTTGAAAGCCATGCACAGTGTGGCGTAAGCCTGTCATGCAAACAAACCTGATGTTATATTTAACTGGGCAGCTATCGTTTGAAAGGTCTGTTTTAATCTGGAGCTAAATGACATCAGACAGCATCTGCCACTTTAGAAACATTAGGGAAGGAAATATCAAACATCCCCTACTAATAATATACTGACAAACAAAAACTATGTCTCCAACCAAGATACTAatttgaacaaacaaaaaaaaagaaaagaaaagcagAATATTTTTCATATATATGTTGATGGATAAACAATTTAATACATGTGAATAAAGCacatttaaagttttattttcttattaCAATTATTTACTTCTTGGGAAACTAGCATCAAAATagaaaagaaaattatgtaatgctatttttattttatttctaattaaataaaaattatgatttaGTTATCGACAGCAAATGTCTGGGAATGACAGTATGTTTGCAAACATTTTAAGATGACTATTTCAGAAATATATATCAGAAATAATACTTATAACTAAAAAAACATAGAATAATTCAGTAACAATGTGACTCAAAGGCAAAGTCACACAAAAACCCTTTCCATGGTCAATAAGAAAACGTTGGTTCCAATGGTTATTTGGCGAAGAAGGTCATAtgggtttagaacaacacagaAGTAaagtaatgatcatttttgggtaaactattcaCGCTAAAAGACCTTTCCATAATTTAAGCAGATTAAATATTTCTGGAGATATAATGTggaattttgtgtatttaaactCACTATAAATCAATAGTAATTTCAGAGGCTCAGTGAAAAGTTGATGTACACATTAACAAAACCATCAGAATTTTCcactgatgttttttttttttggtgatgGTCTTTTGGCTGAGTTGGTGCAGGTGATGCAGAGTGAGATCACCATCTGCTGCTATATTTATGAGTTCCTGTCTCACAGTCTAACTACTCACGATGGACTAAACTTTAAACAGCTTAGTCACATCACGTAGAGCCCTtgccacatttttttttaagatctcTGAATCTGTGCTTGACCTGACAGCCTGCTGGAAAAGCAAGGTCAAGAAGTTCAAAAACGGATGTTAAAGGATTAGAAACGTGTTAGAAAGGGCTTCCTTTCTGAGGGCCATGACAGGAGTCACGCATAGCTCACAAATTATTCATTCATTGTCTTAATCCTTTAATAGGCTATTAATTcgtgttttctcttaaaaatgtttcagttcTGTTTGAAATGGATGACTTGGAACAAATAATAAAGCAACCAGTATAATGGTAACtcctttaacctcctaagacccgagctttggtttgtctttttttcagatttctaccagctattttggggttaggaagaaccaataaatataataaccaaatattttttttaagaacatGAGGTCCCAGTTATAATTAAGTATTTTGGTGCAAACATCAAAAACATAtggacatccaggtcttaggaggttattattgtttaaatatatgTGACCTCGAGAATCTGCttgataaaatgacatgaatacGACTTTGCAAAATTACAACATAGCTTTGATTTACTTaggatgcttttagtcacaaCATAATTCACAACATAATTCCTATAGTTACAACTGTGTCACTGCATAGTTTAGAGTACATATATGAGTAAAAATATGAGTAAATATGAGTAAATGTTTCTAaacttttaaacaatactacactgtaaaatgtaaaagttggatcaacttaaaaaattacttcaattggtgaCACCTACAAAttaagttgtttcaacttaCATGTTTAAGTGAAAACAATTTTGGGCAGTTTCACGGACAGGGCTTagcctagtcccagacttaactgcatgtttaagctgtcttaatttaaaaacaccttttactgacatatcttaGCTTATATAGGTGCCATTATTTTGTCTCAAGAGGCACGCCAGTAttgattaatctaaaccctttcCGGGAAACAGCCCCATGTTGAAAGAACTtaaattttttaggtgttaccaattgaagtaattttggtaacactttattttacggtgtctttgttacacatgttacatgtaattattatagtaataacagttaattatgcataattacatgcaactaatcctaatcctaaccccaaccttatagtaagtacatgttgttgatgattattacttagtacttaaatatataattacactgtaacagtgacgctgtaaaataaagttgatccaacttttcactttttacagtatatgtagTAATGCATATACAATGATGTATTTTAGACATGCTTTGACATGCATgagttatataaatatataagggCATGGGAATTAAAATTGGCTTTCACCAGCAGATGGCattattgtatgtttattgCAGCCATG
This genomic interval from Misgurnus anguillicaudatus chromosome 17, ASM2758022v2, whole genome shotgun sequence contains the following:
- the cdk5r2b gene encoding cyclin-dependent kinase 5 activator 2b — protein: MGTVLSISPVSNKVTILDDGGASACEANGKIEKSLRKPSMIVSSLAFKRFVTASAKTIGVKKVNPNPPVTGDIQALERLNNENLKRSTNTDLKTENGLNGLKDNLDQEPLSTKPKQLVSVQKQPSSPTLISPRRVIVQASTGELLRCLGEFTCKRCFRLKELRPNEVIGWFRNVDRTLLLQGWQDHGFITPATLVFVYLLCRETLTDDIDNQRELQGTFQTCLYLAYSYIGNEISYPIKPFMVETNMDLFWERSLNVINKLSGKMLQINIDSQFFTEVFQDLKNEGDYKTEACEVDR